From a single Carassius auratus strain Wakin chromosome 38, ASM336829v1, whole genome shotgun sequence genomic region:
- the nin gene encoding ninein isoform X2 gives MDGARDQYEERLKEVFESFDGSGLGSLSPEELTDLCRALQLEENTLNTLLHTLLEDQIPARVDFEQFKDALILVLSSTNTCDPEECLERPDSPEVQPRFVKGSKRYGRRSAPESSHTHTDSHTQPEDEEEKDEDAQESDDRTVPRKRERWNTDISISEEFEAEGQLHLWNPDEPSTPGANALPLCDMEERLHYACHQLSLPINGTATLQQLHTLCQHIGIEVGEDLLQCGDENAIDVQDFISCIINPSKPPTPSASTPYRQLKRLHSTQFDESGRRISCASSSTICLQVFSDLDDGSGYAPAETLLYRWMEEGVDNSSEILQALDFNLEGKVNLSELTVALENELLSTKNSIHQAALVSFKAEIRHLLECVDLERREKERIRFDLDKAEKLKSQLASEVDDHHAAIERNNELNLRKLEQEYKESMTALRSELSKEVELVQQQASQHREELEQEIGKLREDETFLREHLSLTIKENGRLESELIETTEKLVEAENQLNKVQKNLDGVLKEKFGDLDPDCAEFYQQEERLRELRRNYEEQCRELQDRIDELEAQLEEYQTSGHTPSTHPGLSLSDELAGKSPDPGSQERQPVNVSLETEMLLEQHRREIENIRAMVYEEKRSAEEERSHLSLQHQQEVQVLREELAREQERANRLEQDISALKTLHQQELHSLTQDAQDARSRAQQLEAKVQILEEKQTAYEEQIRVQADEMSLIKSKHQEELEASLQEQRERLQEEKNKEEKRLKEQWKEEQKSYEEVLNAQLEEMQRRTEQECVELEKRLREEWECERQDLEENSKEALQAVLEERERRLKEEWERERQELEEISKETLQAVLEEKLERERRLRQQWDEEQASLENKHHALLLQRLQEEREHLRSQQEETENIMREHWGRERAQLEKQHEGALQACLEQERERLQGEREEQEKRWQQVLNEEQSRMVEAHREAMQELSAKHSEERERLSSLLEKLRSDIAEQRRELEKQFSQRLEEVEVRFYGDQEAVSERFQVDVHKLEQHYQSEIAALAQQHAADRAHWEEESEAATKEAEQQRKLLREALDLEREELQKERQSLEVAHAQDIKALTDKNLQLQAELEAFVSAARTKEIELSRQLNELHNHVQDRMEAKDLLLAQAEHKATELEEMLKQAVDDFIQERAELQRSLSAMEGRRGEVISFSENMELIGRLQEGEELLCQELKNERKALLAERDSLALRVVQLEEIVLQLTGTTGEPSAELSQELCIESTVEIPVEPNGDDLEETHKESTIEPYDEFNEETRTESNDEVSPKYVICEESFVNREDEEETEEEMDEVTDPDFGNSQLHRCPEVEVTNGITLNSCADVVSNSSKTEIPDCPKEEEEETKEKLCDPGVDGFEDTQLTEKLNVKSNSTETPRDDTLKMAEEYILNCTESGGNFYAEYDDSYNQESLQHHEPPSKDDIQAEYNGKPVESEIEEIPEDCFSIASLENDIGAFVKEACTQTIVDPEKDKVADLRDVCMQEILDLQESVIMYSKAIECTSSQLQSPKRQDSEKENITPQVSKHFKQIASPVKDVQLAELKVCFEQSIQENLQLIDHNKKLESRVKNLEDKMHIVQDLHKQLVSVLEETAQVRLENSRLKVLVQELDKQDKMLQWDSGSSDTSRNSFHNSQLREKIAAVTELEFFCVEFEKQNSHLRQALADLQGKSLRIHEQMQERRSEVCRLAKENIILRHKISTVREEDLRENQDELQLHHIKQGKRSVQALRRQLSEPHHLGQQLEEENFLLQKNADHVLRHALQEVIRQHDSSANEKNGLCDWGDLGSRTEKELLRSELNRCIEKVKTLDSSLQMVTQQNARLKSDLRIIQQERDALKQKVISLHKQLHTANEKLLEVSVVSASQQQGRRMWAELSGLMEAERASLTEENQQFKRQISEMSSELQSSKEQISHLEALSVKHRGLAKTADQENSALKREMEALQAQLLSTRNKAQLATVLPSSPQQFPGEQRGQHHSNGPDFNMQVPEL, from the exons ATGGATGGAGCGAGGGACCAGTATGAGGAACGACTGAAAGAGGTGTTTGAGAGTTTTGATGGCAGTGGTTTGGGCTCTCTGAGTCCGGAAGAACTGACCGATCTCTGCCGGGCCCTTCAGCTGGAGGAGAACACGCTgaacacactcttacacacactgcTGGAGGACCAGATCCCTGCACGG GTTGATTTTGAACAGTTTAAGGATGCGCTGATCCTTGTGTTATCAAGCACAAACACATGCGATCCAGAAGAATGTCTTGAGCGACCAG ATTCCCCAGAAGTCCAGCCACGCTTCGTAAAGGGCAGTAAGCGCTACGGCCGCCGCTCTGCTCCGGAgtccagtcacacacacactgattcacacacacagcctgaagatgaggaggagaagGATGAAGATGCTCAAGAGAGCGATGACAGGACTGTACCCAGGAAACGTGAG cgcTGGAATACTGACATAAGCATTTCTGAAGAGTTTGAAGCAGAAG GTCAGCTACACCTCTGGAACCCAGATGAACCCAGCACACCAGGTGCCAATGCATTGCCACTCTGTGACATGGAGGAGCGTTTGCATTATGCTTGCCATCAGCTCTCTCTACCTATAAACGGCACGGCCACACTGCAACAGCTACACACACTCTGCCAGCACATAGGCATTGAG GTGGGAGAGGATCTGTTGCAATGTGGTGATGAAAACGCAATAGATGTGCAGGACTTCATCTCATGCATAATAAACCCCAGCAAACCACCCACACCGTCAGCATCTACACCCTACAGACAATTAAAGAGACTCCATTCCACTCAG TTTGATGAGTCGGGTCGAAGGATCTCATGTGCTTCGAGCAGCACAATCTGTCTGCAGGTGTTTTCAGATTTGGATGATGGATCGGGATATGCTCCTGCGGAAACTCTGCTTTACAGGTGGATGGAAGAGGGAGTGGATAATAGCTCGGAGATCTTACAG gCTCTGGATTTTAATCTGGAAGGTAAAGTGAATCTGTCTGAGCTCACCGTTGCGCTAGAGAATGAGCTGCTGAGCACTAAGAACTCAATCCACCAGGCGGCGCTAGTGAGCTTTAAGGCAGAGATCAGACATCTGCT GGAGTGTGTTGACCTGGAAAGGCGTGAGAAGGAGAGGATTCGCTTTGATCTGGACAAAGCAGAGAAACTGAAATCTCAGCTGGCGTCTGAAGTCGATGACCACCATGCTGCCATTGAGCGCAATAATGAACTCAACCTCCG GAAGTTGGAGCAGGAATATAAAGAGAGTATGACTGCTCTGAGATCAGAGCTTAGTAAAGAGGTGGAGCTTGTGCAGCAGCAGGCCAGTCAGCATCGAGAAGAGCTTGAACAGGAAATTGGCAAGTTGAGAGAGGATGAAACCTTCCTACGAGAACATCTATCTCTCACCATTAAA GAAAATGGTCGTCTGGAGTCTGAGCTTATTGAGACCACAGAGAAACTGGTGGAGGCAGAAAACCAGCTGAACAAAGTGCAAAAAAACCTGGACGGTGTTTTGAAAGAGAAG TTTGGTGATTTGGATCCAGACTGCGCAGAGTTTTATCAGCAGGAGGAGCGTTTGAGAGAGCTGCGCAGGAACTACGAGGAGCAGTGCAGG GAGTTGCAGGATCGTATAGATGAGCTGGAAGCTCAGCTGGAGGAATATCAGACTTCAGGCCACACCCCCTCAACACATCCCGGACTGAGTCTGTCTGATGAACTGGCCGGCAAGAGTCCAGATCCAG GTTCTCAGGAGCGGCAGCCGGTAAACGTGAGTCTAGAGACCGAAATGTTACTGGAACAGCACCGGCGAGAGATAGAAAACATCAGAGCAATg GTTTACGAAGAAAAACGCAGTGCAGAGGAAGAGAGGAGTCATCTCTCCCTGCAGCACCAACAGGAGGTGCAGGTTTTGAGGGAGGAGCTGGCAAGAGAACAAGAGAGAGCCAACAGATTGGAGCAGGACATTTCTGCCCTCAAAACTCTCCACCAGCAGGAGCTTCACTCTCTCACGCAGGATGCACAGGATGCCAGAAGCCGTGCACAACAGCTGGAAGCAAAGGTGCAAATTCTGGAGGAAAAACAGACTGCCTATGAGGAGCAGATCAGAGTGCAAGCTGATGAGATGAGTCTGATCAAATCCAAGCACCAGGAGGAGCTGGAGGCCAGTCTgcaggagcagagagagagactgcaaGAGGAGAAGAACAAGGAGGAGAAGAGGCTTAAGGAGCAGTGGAAAGAAGAGCAAAAGAGCTATGAGGAGGTGCTAAATGCTCAGCTTGAGGAGATGCAGCGTAGAACAGAACAGGAGTGTGTTGAGCTGGAAAAGAGGCTCCGGGAGGAGTGGGAGTGTGAGAGGCAGGATTTAGAGGAGAACAGTAAGGAGGCATTGCAAGCTGTGCTGGAGGAGAGGGAGCGGAGGCTCAAGGAGGAATGGGAGCGTGAGAGGCAGGAGCTAGAGGAGATCAGTAAGGAGACACTGCAGGCTGTGCTGGAGGAGAAGCTGGAGAGGGAGAGGAGGCTCAGGCAACAGTGGGATGAGGAGCAGGCTTCCTTAGAGAACAAACATCACGCTCTGCTCCTACAGCGTTTGCAGGAGGAAAGGGAACACCTGCGCTCACAGCAGGAGGAGACCGAGAACATTATGAGGGAGCATTGGGGGAGAGAGAGGGCTCAGCTGGAAAAACAGCATGAGGGGGCACTTCAGGCGTGTttggagcaggagagagagagactgcaaggagagagagaggagcaggagaagagGTGGCAGCAGGTGCTTAATGAGGAGCAGAGCCGGATGGTGGAGGCGCACAGGGAGGCCATGCAGGAGCTGAGTGCCAAACACAGCGAGGAGAGAGAAAGACTCAGCAGCCTCTTGGAGAAACTACGCTCCGATATTGCAGAACAGAG GAGAGAGCTGGAGAAGCAATTCTCTCAGCGACTTGAAGAAGTGGAAGTTCGCTTCTATGGTGACCAAGAGGCAGTGTCTGAGCGTTTTCAGGTGGATGTACATAAACTCGAGCAACATTACCAAAGTGAGATTGCAGCACTTGCCCAACAGCATGCTGCAGATCGCGCCCACTGGGAGGAGGAGTCAGAGGCAGCCACCAAGGAGGCGGAGCAACAGCGGAAGCTTTTGAGGGAGGCGCTGGACCTTGAGAGGGAGGAGCTCCAAAAGGAGCGTCAAAGCCTTGAAGTTGCACATGCACAAGATATTAAAGCTCTGACAGACAAGAACCTACAGCTTCAGGCCGAGCTGGAGGCTTTTGTCAGTGCTGCTCGAACCAAAGAAATTGAGCTGAGCCGCCAACTCAATGAGCTGCACAACCATGTGCAGGATAGGATGGAGGCCAAAGACCTGCTGCTGGCACAAGCAGAGCACAAAGCCACTGAGCTGGAAGAGATGCTGAAGCAGGCCGTAGATGACTTCATCCAGGAGCGAGCAGAGCTACAAAGGAGTCTGTCTGCTATGGAGGGCAGGCGAGGGGAAGTCATTTCATTTTCTGAGAACATGGAGCTGATAGGAAGACTCCAGGAAGGTGAGGAGCTCCTCTGTCAGGAATTAAAGAATGAGAGAAAGGCTCTGCTTGCAGAAAGAGATTCACTGGCATTGAGAGTGGTGCAGTTGGAGGAAATTGTGTTGCAGTTGACCGGAACCACTGGAGAGCCTTCTGCAGAACTTTCTCAGGAACTTTGCATAGAGTCCACCGTAGAAATCCCTGTAGAACCCAATGGAGATGACCTTGAAGAAACTCATAAAGAATCCACAATAGAGCCCTATGATGAATTCAATGAAGAAACCAGGACAGAATCTAATGATGAAGTCAGTCCAAAGTATGTCATATGTGAGGAGTCTTTTGTAAACCGAGAAGATGAAGAGGaaacagaagaagaaatggaTGAAGTTACTGACCCAGACTTTGGTAATTCACAGCTACACAGATGCCCTGAGGTTGAAGTTACAAATGGTATAACTTTAAACTCTTGTGCTGATGTAGTATCTAACAGTAGTAAGACAGAAATCCCTGATTGTCctaaagaagaggaggaggagactAAGGAGAAACTCTGTGATCCTGGAGTGGATGGTTTTGAAGATACACAACTGACTGAAAAGCTGAATGTTAAGAGCAATAGCACAGAGACTCCGAGAGATGACACTTTGAAGATGGCAGAGGAGTATATTTTGAATTGCACAGAAAGCGGAGGTAATTTCTATGCAGAATATGATGATTCCTATAACCAAGAGAGCTTGCAACACCATGAACCTCCAAGCAAAGATGACATCCAGGCTGAATACAATGGCAAACCAGTTGAATCTGAGATTGAAGAAATTCCAGAGGATTGTTTCAGCATTGCAAGTCTTGAAAATGATATCGGGGCTTTTGTAAAGGAAGCTTGTACCCAAACTATAGTTGATCCAGAGAAGGATAAAGTTGCTGATCTGAGAGATGTGTGCATGCAGGAGATCCTGGACCTTCAAGAATCAGTAATAATGTATAGCAAAGCTATAGAATGCACTAGCTCTCAGTTGCAGAGCCCTAAACGGCAGGATTCAGAGAAAGAGAATATCACACCTCAAGTATCAAAGCACTTTAAGCAAATAGCGTCCCCAGTCAAAGATGTGCAACTTGCTGAGCTAAAGGTCTGCTTTGAACAGAGCATCCAAGAGAACTTGCAGCTTATTGACCACAACAAAAAACTAGAGAGTAGAGTCAAGAATCTGGAGGACAAGATGCACATAGTCCAGGACCTCCACAAACAGCTGGTGTCGGTGCTGGAAGAGACCGCACAAGTCCGACTGGAGAATTCCAGACTGAAGGTTCTGGTCCAGGAACTTGATAAGCAGGATAAGATGCTGCAGTGGGACTCTGGCTCTTCTGATACTTCACGTAACTCATTCCACAACTCCCAGCTGAGGGAGAAGATTGCTGCAGTGACAGAGCTTGAATTCTTCTGCGTGGAGTTTGAGAAACAGAACTCGCATCTACGCCAAGCACTTGCTGATCTGCAGGGCAAATCTCTTAGGatccatgaacaaatgcaagaGAGGAG GAGTGAAGTTTGTCGTCTGGCTAAAGAGAACATTATTCTGAGGCACAAGATCTCGACAGTAAGGGAGGAGGACTTGAGAGAGAACCAGGATGAACTGCA ATTACATCACATCAAGCAAGGAAAGAGATCTGTACAAGCTCTTAGGAGACAG CTCTCTGAGCCTCACCATCTAGGACAACAGCTAGAAGAGGAGAATTTCTTATTACAGAAGAATGCAGATCATGTACTTCGACATGCACTCCAGGAAGTGATACGTCAACATGACAGCTCAGCCAATGAGAAGAATGGG TTGTGTGATTGGGGGGATTTGGGTTCCAGAACAGAAAAGGAATTGCTTAGATCAGAACTCAATCGGTGCATAGAAAAG GTTAAGACACTGGATTCATCTTTACAGATGGTCACTCAGCAGAATGCTCGTCTTAAATCTGACTTACGCATCATACAGCAAGAGAGAGATGCTCTCAAACAGAAAGTGATTTCTTTGCACAAACAATTGCACACTGCCAATGAGAAG TTGTTGGAGGTTTCCGTTGTGTCTGCTAGTCAGCAACAGGGGAGGCGAATGTGGGCGGAGCTTTCCGGGCTAATGGAGGCGGAGCGTGCCTCACTTACAGAGGAGAACCAGCAATTTAAGAGACAGATAAGTGAAATGAGCTCAGAGCTGCAGTCGTCAAAGGAGCAG ATCAGCCATCTGGAAGCATTAAGTGTGAAACACAGAGGACTTGCAAAAACTGCAGATCAAGAAAATTCAGCCTTGAAACGTGAAATGGAGGCTTTGCAAGCTCAGCTACTGTCGACACGGAACAAG GCTCAGCTGGCTACAGTCTTGCCTTCGTCTCCTCAACAGTTTCCAGGGGAACAGAGAGGACAGCACCATAGCAATGGTCCAGACTTCAACATGCAG GTGCCAGAGCTGTGA